CTCAACCACCAATATGCGTGGCTTCAAATTCCTTTCCATGATACCCCTACCCCACTTCATTTTAAAAAATATAAATTTTACTTCATGCTTTCCTCATCAGGTATATCCTTCTCGTAAGGCTGCCGTGCACCCTCTCGCTGGTCCTGAATACTATGTCAAAGCTGTCGAAGTACATTTCCGCATCAATGTTTGTAACCACCGTAACGTACCCGCCTTTCTTCAACACTCTGTACAGCTCCTCCCCACTCTCGATGTAAAGGTTTTCAAGACTCACTGCAGATTTTGTCGATCGAAGATAGGGATAGTCAGTGGCAATTCCATCTATAGTTTCATCTTTAAAGGGCATCCTTCTTGCATCTCCACGAATTACATCCCCCGCAATCCTGTAGTGATCGAGATTCAATCTGCATCCATCCGCAATTTTCTTAAAGAACTCGATACCCATGACGTTTAACCCCATCAACCCGGCCTCGATTAAAAAAGACCCCGTCCCGCACATGGGATCGAGAAAGTTTTCCTCTTCTCTGCTGCCGGTGAGATTTACGAGGGCCCTGGCGAGTTTGGGCTTTATTGCGAACGGCATCAAAAATGGTCTCCTGTCTGGTCTCCTCAGGTAAAACTGCTTCCTGTCCCTGACATACTTCAGAATTCCCGTGTAGCACTTCTCTCCCTGGACATAGACCTTATAAACCACTTCGGGTGTGGAAACACTGATTTTAGCCCCTCTTTTCCACAGCACCGCACCAAGCCTCTTTTCAAGCTCGTTTGCACCCTTCTTCAATCCTCCAACCCTCACGCAGCATTTTCCCCTGAAAACCGGCACACTCCTGAAGAATGTTTCAATCTCTTCCACACTGGATACCCCAACAAGCTGTGATACTTCGTTTGTGTATGCAAGTCTCTCAAAGAACTCCTTTCCATCATAGTCGACAGTGGTTATTCTGCCTTCATGGAGAATACTCCTGACCTTCCCGTAACTCTCTGCCAGCCTTGTAATCTCCATTCGGGCCAGCGGGAGATTGTCGGCA
The genomic region above belongs to Archaeoglobus neptunius and contains:
- a CDS encoding TIGR01177 family methyltransferase, with the translated sequence MKFLFYLSADNLPLARMEITRLAESYGKVRSILHEGRITTVDYDGKEFFERLAYTNEVSQLVGVSSVEEIETFFRSVPVFRGKCCVRVGGLKKGANELEKRLGAVLWKRGAKISVSTPEVVYKVYVQGEKCYTGILKYVRDRKQFYLRRPDRRPFLMPFAIKPKLARALVNLTGSREEENFLDPMCGTGSFLIEAGLMGLNVMGIEFFKKIADGCRLNLDHYRIAGDVIRGDARRMPFKDETIDGIATDYPYLRSTKSAVSLENLYIESGEELYRVLKKGGYVTVVTNIDAEMYFDSFDIVFRTSERVHGSLTRRIYLMRKA